One window from the genome of Mucilaginibacter ginsenosidivorans encodes:
- a CDS encoding NAD kinase: MRIAIYGRPFNDLAVIPYIQQVFDSLAQHKAEIYVHQQLYDYLDGKIVNAKYHVLKDHGFIRKAIDVFLTLGGDGTLLDMVTLIHDTGIPVIGINFGRLGFLASVNKSDIAAAIYAVMHKEFTLDKRELLQIDSDEKIFGNDNFALNDVTFHKRDDAAMITIHASLNGEFLNSYWGDGIIISTSTGSTAYSLSCGGPIIFPASNSIAITPISPHNLNVRPIVLPDSSTLTFEVECRSANFLVSCDSRTAIIEKTMKFHIRKADFSLNLIRLSNESYLSTLRNKLLWGLDTRNY; encoded by the coding sequence ATGAGAATAGCTATCTACGGCAGGCCATTTAACGACTTGGCGGTAATTCCATACATCCAGCAGGTATTTGACAGCCTGGCACAGCATAAGGCCGAAATATATGTGCATCAGCAGCTTTACGACTACCTGGACGGCAAGATAGTTAATGCAAAATATCATGTTTTAAAGGACCACGGTTTTATCAGGAAGGCTATCGACGTGTTTTTAACGCTCGGTGGCGATGGTACCCTGCTGGATATGGTTACACTAATACATGATACCGGCATACCGGTCATCGGCATCAACTTTGGCAGGCTTGGCTTTTTGGCCAGCGTTAATAAAAGCGATATAGCGGCTGCCATTTATGCCGTAATGCACAAGGAGTTTACGCTCGATAAGCGTGAATTATTGCAGATAGATTCGGACGAGAAGATATTTGGCAATGACAACTTCGCGCTCAATGATGTTACGTTCCATAAGCGCGACGATGCAGCCATGATCACCATACACGCTTCCCTGAACGGCGAGTTCCTGAATTCGTATTGGGGAGACGGTATCATCATATCTACATCTACCGGCTCCACGGCATATTCTTTAAGCTGTGGCGGCCCTATCATCTTTCCCGCATCAAACAGCATAGCCATTACGCCCATCTCTCCCCATAACCTTAATGTGCGTCCTATCGTATTACCAGACAGCAGCACGCTTACTTTTGAAGTTGAGTGCCGCAGCGCCAATTTCCTGGTTTCATGCGATTCCCGGACGGCGATCATTGAAAAAACGATGAAGTTCCACATCCGAAAGGCAGATTTTAGCCTTAACCTCATCCGTTTGAGTAATGAAAGTTATTTATCCACGTTAAGGAACAAACTATTGTGGGGATTGGATACCCGCAATTACTAA
- the porG gene encoding type IX secretion system protein PorG yields MPKFVVFLLLLFISVNLQAQTWELGGNVGAAGYMGDLNPNNPLKISGISLGGFVARNFDGYWSAKLKYTFGTIAGADSTSSNPQFRQRNLSFSTVLNELSLMGEFNLFKYIPEAGQNRFTPFIYVGIGIVGYNPKARYQGHDYDLRPLMTEGQSKPYSSAAISIPYGVGIKYNFSGKWNFIADIGYRHPTTDYLDDVSGVYPDRTKLPSDLSRALSDRSGENTGTYIGSPGSQRGDLRPKDTYMFINVGISFTFVTSKCYY; encoded by the coding sequence ATGCCCAAATTTGTAGTCTTTTTACTACTGCTTTTCATTTCAGTTAATTTACAGGCTCAAACCTGGGAATTGGGAGGCAATGTGGGTGCAGCAGGCTATATGGGCGACCTGAACCCAAACAATCCTTTAAAGATAAGCGGTATATCGTTAGGCGGATTCGTCGCTCGTAATTTCGACGGTTACTGGTCGGCCAAACTAAAATACACTTTCGGGACGATAGCCGGCGCCGATAGCACCTCGTCAAACCCGCAGTTCAGGCAGCGTAATCTTAGTTTCTCGACGGTATTAAATGAATTAAGCCTGATGGGCGAATTCAACCTGTTTAAATATATACCCGAGGCAGGACAAAACAGGTTTACACCTTTTATATATGTTGGCATTGGTATAGTGGGATACAACCCCAAAGCAAGATACCAGGGCCATGATTATGATTTACGGCCGCTAATGACCGAAGGACAGTCCAAACCATATTCAAGTGCCGCTATCAGCATACCTTACGGGGTAGGGATAAAATATAACTTTTCGGGCAAATGGAACTTTATTGCCGATATCGGTTACCGGCACCCAACTACCGACTACCTGGATGATGTTTCGGGCGTATATCCCGACCGCACGAAATTGCCTTCCGACCTTTCAAGGGCGTTATCAGATCGCTCGGGCGAAAACACCGGCACCTATATCGGCTCGCCCGGCAGCCAGCGCGGCGACCTTCGCCCAAAGGATACTTATATGTTCATCAACGTAGGTATCTCCTTCACCTTCGTAACCAGTAAGTGCTATTATTAG
- a CDS encoding ExbD/TolR family protein translates to MAELVASEKNGKRSSLKKLPPRIDLTAMVDLAFLLITFFILTTSLIKPKAMDVSMPVKDTPPGGYAASRTMTICLGKNNQAVWYVGLPDQPIVQPAIVNYSKTGLRMAIANAGKDILKKTGKTIIVIVKPSSHSLYDNLVNTLDELNIASVPSYAIADISPKDIDMLKQKNAY, encoded by the coding sequence ATGGCAGAGTTAGTTGCTTCCGAAAAAAACGGTAAAAGAAGCTCGCTGAAAAAGCTTCCTCCCCGTATCGACCTGACAGCCATGGTCGATCTTGCTTTTCTGCTGATCACATTTTTCATCCTTACTACATCACTCATCAAGCCAAAGGCTATGGATGTAAGCATGCCGGTAAAAGATACCCCTCCGGGTGGTTATGCCGCAAGCCGTACCATGACCATCTGTCTCGGCAAAAATAACCAGGCGGTATGGTATGTTGGTTTGCCCGATCAGCCTATTGTGCAGCCTGCAATAGTTAACTATAGCAAAACAGGGTTACGCATGGCCATCGCGAATGCAGGTAAAGATATCCTGAAGAAAACCGGGAAAACCATCATCGTGATTGTTAAGCCAAGTTCACACTCCCTGTATGATAATTTGGTCAATACGCTTGACGAGCTTAACATCGCCAGTGTGCCCTCTTATGCCATAGCCGATATTTCGCCAAAAGATATCGACATGTTAAAACAGAAGAACGCTTACTAA